The Gemmatimonadales bacterium genome includes a region encoding these proteins:
- a CDS encoding serine/threonine-protein kinase produces MPEIRAALQQALEPTHTLERELTGGGMATVFVARENALNRQVVIKVLPPELAAEVSVERFRREILMSAALQHPHIVPVISAGEVGGLPYFIMPFIDGESLRTRLTRGPLAVRETVGVLKDVSRALIYAHGRDVVHRDIKPDNILITGGSAVVTDFGVAKAISASSRSARGGRQITPGGSPAAITAHGIAIGTPAYMAPEQAAGDPATDHRADLYALGIVAWEMLAGTAPFHGISPQQVMASQLTARPAPIGSRRYDVPKALAAIVDQLLAKEPKDRPKSAADVVRMLDNPAVVSGNFAAAPRNRVQQAKRAGVVAMLIAAIAAVLYFVLRGKR; encoded by the coding sequence GTGCCCGAGATACGCGCCGCGCTGCAGCAGGCCCTGGAACCGACGCATACGCTGGAGCGCGAGCTCACCGGCGGCGGGATGGCGACGGTCTTTGTCGCGCGCGAGAACGCCCTCAACCGGCAAGTCGTGATCAAGGTGCTTCCGCCGGAACTCGCCGCCGAGGTGTCGGTGGAGCGGTTCCGGCGCGAGATCCTCATGTCGGCGGCGCTGCAGCATCCGCACATCGTTCCCGTCATCTCGGCCGGCGAAGTCGGCGGGCTGCCGTACTTCATCATGCCGTTCATCGACGGCGAATCGCTGCGCACCCGCCTCACCCGCGGGCCGCTGGCGGTGCGGGAGACGGTCGGTGTCCTCAAGGATGTGTCGCGCGCGCTGATCTACGCACATGGCCGCGACGTGGTCCACCGCGACATCAAGCCGGACAATATCCTGATCACGGGCGGCTCGGCGGTGGTGACCGACTTCGGGGTCGCAAAGGCGATCAGCGCGTCATCGCGCTCGGCGCGTGGCGGCCGGCAGATCACGCCTGGAGGATCGCCGGCGGCGATCACCGCGCACGGGATCGCGATCGGCACACCGGCATACATGGCGCCCGAACAAGCCGCCGGCGATCCGGCGACAGATCATCGCGCCGATCTCTATGCCCTGGGAATCGTTGCGTGGGAGATGCTGGCCGGGACGGCGCCGTTCCACGGGATCTCGCCGCAGCAGGTGATGGCATCGCAGCTCACCGCGCGTCCGGCGCCGATCGGATCGCGCCGCTACGACGTGCCGAAGGCGCTCGCCGCGATCGTCGATCAATTGCTCGCCAAGGAACCGAAGGACCGGCCGAAGAGCGCTGCCGATGTCGTGCGGATGCTCGACAACCCCGCGGTGGTGAGCGGGAACTTCGCCGCGGCACCAAGGAACCGGGTGCAGCAGGCGAAGCGCGCGGGAGTCGTGGCGATGCTCATCGCCGCGATCGCCGCGGTGCTGTATTTCGTGTTGCGGGGGAAGCGGTAG
- the hslU gene encoding ATP-dependent protease ATPase subunit HslU, with the protein MTAPTEAQPPALPWLEELPPRQIVAELDRYIVGQGAAKKAIAIAIRNRWRRSQAPENIRDEITPSNIILIGPTGVGKTEIARRLARLAGAPFVKVEASKFTEVGYVGRDVESMVRDLVDAAISLVRAEREDEVWPKAEAQAIERILDLLLPKVEAEENDPALRQRRKESREKLREQLLEGKLDEREVEIEVTPMNYPSPESSQPPGMMEVDSAFSEWLMEMLPRKKKRRSARIPEARRILEDEELRKLVDMDETVNEALDRVENHGIIFIDEIDKIAGERNPSGPDVSREGVQRDLLPIVEGSTVQTRYGYVRTDHVLFVAAGAFHVSKPSDLIPELQGRFPIRVELEPLTEKDFIRILTEPENALTRQYSALVAAEKCELAFTDDAIDEIARTAWIANDRMENIGARRLHTVMSTLVEELLFSLPDGSERKIVIDAAAVREKLASVVQNDDLRKYIL; encoded by the coding sequence ATGACCGCACCTACCGAGGCACAACCGCCGGCACTCCCCTGGCTCGAGGAGCTCCCGCCGCGCCAGATCGTCGCCGAGCTCGATCGCTACATCGTCGGCCAGGGGGCGGCGAAGAAGGCGATCGCGATCGCGATCCGCAATCGCTGGCGGCGCTCGCAGGCGCCGGAGAACATCCGCGATGAGATCACGCCGAGCAACATCATCCTGATCGGACCGACCGGGGTAGGGAAGACCGAGATCGCGCGTCGGCTCGCGCGCCTTGCCGGCGCACCATTCGTCAAGGTCGAGGCGTCGAAGTTCACCGAGGTCGGGTACGTCGGGCGCGATGTCGAGTCGATGGTGCGCGACCTGGTCGACGCCGCGATCTCGCTGGTGCGTGCCGAGCGCGAAGATGAGGTCTGGCCGAAGGCCGAGGCGCAGGCGATCGAACGCATTCTCGATCTGCTCCTGCCCAAGGTCGAGGCGGAGGAGAACGATCCCGCGCTGCGCCAGCGCCGCAAGGAATCGCGCGAGAAACTTCGCGAGCAGCTCCTCGAAGGGAAACTCGACGAGCGCGAGGTCGAGATCGAGGTGACGCCGATGAATTATCCGTCGCCCGAGAGCTCGCAGCCGCCGGGGATGATGGAGGTCGATTCGGCCTTCAGCGAATGGCTGATGGAGATGCTGCCGCGCAAGAAGAAGCGGCGCAGCGCCCGCATCCCGGAGGCCCGTCGGATCCTCGAGGACGAGGAACTCCGCAAGCTCGTCGACATGGACGAGACGGTGAACGAGGCGCTCGACCGCGTCGAGAACCACGGTATCATCTTCATCGACGAGATCGACAAGATCGCCGGCGAGCGGAATCCGAGCGGGCCCGATGTCTCACGCGAAGGAGTGCAGCGCGACCTGCTGCCGATCGTCGAGGGATCGACGGTGCAGACCCGCTACGGCTACGTCCGCACCGACCACGTCCTCTTCGTCGCCGCCGGTGCATTCCATGTGTCGAAGCCGTCGGACCTGATCCCCGAGTTGCAGGGGCGCTTCCCGATCCGCGTCGAGCTGGAGCCGCTCACCGAGAAGGATTTCATCCGCATCCTCACCGAGCCCGAGAATGCATTGACGCGTCAATACAGTGCGCTCGTCGCGGCGGAGAAATGCGAGCTCGCCTTCACGGACGACGCAATCGACGAGATCGCGCGAACGGCGTGGATCGCCAACGACCGGATGGAGAACATCGGCGCTCGGCGGCTGCACACGGTGATGTCGACCCTGGTCGAGGAGCTGCTCTTCAGCTTGCCCGATGGGTCGGAGCGAAAGATCGTGATCGATGCGGCGGCAGTGAGGGAGAAGCTTGCGTCGGTGGTGCAGAACGACGACCTGCGGAAGTACATCCTCTAG
- the hslV gene encoding ATP-dependent protease subunit HslV, which produces MTEFHGTTIIAVRKNGQVALGGDGQVSIDTTVVKSRANKVRTLKGGRILAGFAGSVADALTLFERFEEKFDRYPGNLTRAATELAKDWRGDRFLRRLEALLVVADIDHVFLLSGTGELIEPDDGIMAVGSGGTYALAAARALYPDDRLSARAIVERSLAIAAEICVFTNANITVLELPASA; this is translated from the coding sequence ATGACGGAATTCCACGGCACGACGATCATCGCGGTCCGCAAGAACGGTCAGGTCGCGCTCGGCGGCGACGGCCAGGTATCCATCGATACTACAGTGGTGAAGTCGCGCGCCAACAAGGTGCGGACCCTCAAGGGCGGGCGGATCCTTGCCGGATTCGCCGGCTCCGTGGCCGACGCGCTGACACTCTTCGAGCGATTCGAGGAGAAGTTCGATCGCTACCCGGGGAACCTCACCCGCGCAGCGACCGAGCTCGCCAAGGACTGGCGCGGCGATCGCTTTCTCCGCCGGCTCGAGGCGCTCCTCGTCGTCGCCGATATCGATCACGTCTTTCTGCTGAGCGGCACCGGCGAGCTGATCGAACCCGACGACGGGATCATGGCGGTCGGTTCCGGCGGGACCTACGCGCTCGCCGCGGCGCGCGCGCTCTATCCCGACGATCGTCTCAGCGCGCGTGCCATCGTCGAGCGGTCGCTCGCGATCGCCGCTGAGATCTGCGTCTTCACCAACGCCAACATCACCGTCCTCGAACTGCCTGCCTCGGCATGA
- a CDS encoding tyrosine recombinase XerC, with protein sequence MTTPPRALVAGFLEHLVKARDQSPNTVSAYRRDLDAFCDFLDRRTEGTAWSFEAVDRLALRGFLGELERRGLSKRSAARALSALRSFYRWLHIEYDIDIPAIRSARTPRLERRLPGYLLRDQIDQLFAYAEALAESGEFDAMRDLAMLELFYSSGLRLSELRMLDSRQLDLVSDQVKVLGKGRKERIVPVGTRASLALRRYLPLRDEMVKAAGSDRAAIFVGRRGKRLSAVTVQRRMHRMYDAIGADGMRTHSMRHSFATHLLDAGADLRAVQELLGHASLATTQVYTHTSVERLKQVYHKAHPRARK encoded by the coding sequence ATGACGACCCCTCCCCGCGCCCTCGTCGCCGGATTCCTCGAACACCTCGTCAAGGCGCGCGATCAGTCGCCGAATACCGTCTCCGCCTATCGCCGCGACCTGGACGCCTTCTGCGATTTTCTCGATCGTCGCACCGAGGGGACGGCCTGGTCGTTCGAAGCGGTCGACCGCCTCGCCCTGCGCGGCTTCCTCGGTGAGCTCGAACGTCGCGGTCTCTCCAAGCGATCGGCGGCACGCGCGCTCTCGGCGCTCCGGTCGTTCTACCGCTGGCTGCACATCGAATACGACATCGACATCCCGGCGATCCGATCGGCGCGCACGCCGCGGCTCGAACGACGCCTGCCCGGCTATCTCCTGCGGGATCAGATCGACCAGCTCTTTGCGTACGCCGAGGCGCTCGCCGAGTCGGGAGAATTCGACGCGATGCGTGACCTCGCAATGCTGGAGCTCTTCTATTCGTCGGGGCTGCGCCTCTCCGAGCTCCGGATGCTCGATTCCCGCCAGCTCGACCTGGTGAGCGATCAGGTCAAGGTCCTCGGGAAGGGGCGCAAGGAGCGGATCGTTCCGGTGGGGACGCGGGCGAGTCTTGCACTGCGACGCTACCTTCCTCTCCGCGACGAAATGGTGAAGGCGGCGGGAAGCGATCGCGCCGCGATTTTCGTGGGACGGCGCGGGAAGCGGCTGAGTGCGGTGACCGTGCAGCGGCGGATGCACCGGATGTACGACGCGATCGGCGCCGACGGGATGCGCACGCACTCGATGCGGCACTCGTTTGCGACGCACCTCCTCGACGCCGGTGCCGACCTTCGCGCGGTGCAGGAACTGCTCGGCCACGCGTCACTGGCCACCACGCAGGTGTACACCCACACGTCGGTCGAACGATTGAAGCAGGTCTACCACAAGGCACATCCGCGGGCGAGGAAATGA